Proteins encoded by one window of Bacteroidia bacterium:
- a CDS encoding pseudouridine synthase has protein sequence MQNSKGRKRGYSDKPQAGKFKSEGRPSRGKKFGSSTDKSKEEFVKSGNNYSKNKFSGKRRFDADESGFERKRRDSISDENAGFDKRKSSRFEGKRSFSKASDGEGGERPSRFKKEGGFDREKRGFKSSESPRPYRKRGEGFEGEERPSRFKKEGGFDREKRGFKSSESPRPYKKRGEGFEGEERPSRFKKEGGFDREKIGFKSSESPRPYRKRGEGFEGEERPSRFKKEGGFDREKRGFKSSENPRPYKKRSEGFEGDNKPRFRKQSDFGGSGRFEKSKSFKRRDDSFEGDEKPRRFNKPFNDDSGEKRSYDRKERSSGRFEKPFRKKDDNKKYSKKRKETTEQLSDGQVRLNRYIANSGICSRREADELITAGLISVNGEIVTTMGTKVSQNDVIKYNGETIRNEKPMYLLLNKPKDYITTMDDPQDRRTVMHLIAGACKERVYPVGRLDRNTTGVLLFTNDGDLAKKLTHPSYEVQKIYHVELDRNLKSSDKEKIKEGVMLDDGIAVVDDIQYDGGFNDKKQIGIEIHSGKNRIVRRIFESMDYNVIKLDRVVFAGMTKKDIARGKWRFLSEMEVNALKMATAKVNPKELRKRITRSK, from the coding sequence ATGCAGAACAGTAAAGGCCGTAAACGCGGCTACAGCGACAAGCCGCAAGCCGGCAAATTTAAATCTGAAGGACGCCCTTCCAGAGGAAAGAAATTCGGAAGCAGCACTGATAAATCCAAAGAGGAATTTGTGAAATCAGGAAACAATTATTCAAAAAATAAATTTTCCGGTAAACGCAGGTTTGATGCTGATGAGTCAGGATTTGAAAGAAAACGAAGAGATTCCATCAGTGATGAAAACGCTGGTTTCGACAAAAGAAAATCAAGTCGTTTTGAAGGGAAAAGATCTTTCTCAAAAGCTTCTGATGGAGAAGGAGGAGAAAGGCCATCGCGCTTTAAGAAAGAAGGTGGTTTTGACCGAGAGAAAAGAGGTTTTAAGTCGTCCGAATCTCCACGTCCTTACAGAAAAAGAGGTGAAGGATTTGAAGGTGAAGAAAGACCATCACGCTTCAAGAAAGAAGGCGGTTTTGACCGGGAGAAAAGAGGTTTTAAGTCGTCTGAATCTCCACGTCCTTACAAAAAAAGAGGTGAAGGATTTGAAGGTGAAGAACGACCATCACGCTTCAAGAAAGAAGGTGGTTTTGACCGAGAGAAAATAGGCTTTAAGTCGTCTGAATCTCCACGTCCTTACAGAAAAAGAGGTGAAGGATTTGAAGGAGAAGAAAGACCATCGCGCTTTAAGAAAGAAGGCGGTTTTGACCGGGAGAAAAGAGGTTTTAAGTCGTCTGAAAACCCACGTCCTTACAAAAAAAGAAGTGAGGGATTTGAAGGCGATAATAAACCAAGATTCAGAAAACAAAGTGACTTTGGTGGTTCAGGAAGATTTGAAAAGTCAAAAAGTTTTAAAAGAAGAGATGATAGCTTTGAAGGTGATGAAAAACCAAGGCGATTTAACAAACCTTTTAATGATGATTCAGGAGAGAAACGTTCATACGATAGAAAAGAGCGAAGTTCAGGAAGATTTGAAAAACCGTTTCGTAAGAAAGACGACAATAAAAAGTATAGTAAGAAAAGAAAAGAAACAACAGAACAGTTATCAGATGGACAGGTTCGTTTGAACAGATATATTGCCAACAGTGGTATTTGCAGCAGACGCGAAGCAGATGAATTAATTACTGCAGGTCTTATTTCTGTAAATGGTGAAATTGTTACAACAATGGGAACCAAGGTTTCGCAGAATGACGTGATTAAGTACAATGGTGAAACTATCAGAAATGAAAAGCCCATGTATCTTTTATTGAATAAGCCCAAGGACTACATTACAACTATGGATGATCCGCAAGACAGACGAACAGTTATGCATCTTATTGCAGGTGCATGTAAGGAGCGTGTTTATCCGGTTGGTCGTCTTGACAGAAACACTACAGGTGTATTGTTATTTACCAATGATGGTGATTTGGCAAAAAAACTTACCCATCCGAGTTATGAAGTTCAGAAAATTTATCATGTTGAGCTGGATAGAAATCTAAAGTCTTCTGATAAAGAAAAAATAAAAGAAGGGGTCATGCTCGATGATGGAATAGCTGTAGTTGACGACATACAGTACGATGGTGGATTTAATGACAAAAAACAGATAGGAATAGAAATTCATTCAGGTAAAAACCGAATTGTAAGACGTATATTTGAATCCATGGATTACAATGTAATTAAATTAGATCGCGTAGTTTTTGCTGGTATGACCAAGAAAGATATTGCACGAGGTAAATGGCGTTTTCTCTCGGAG
- a CDS encoding SIMPL domain-containing protein produces the protein MQTKLVKLTAIIALMISTKMAHSQTPANMNETRKIEVTGTAEMKIIPDEIFVVITIQEYTENKKKTDINEVRKNFLAACAKTGIAKENISIQGMNGYNNSGWYWQRKKKAPDFVASSSYVIKFNSGEQIERLMSQLDDKGTQNMYISSTSHSKMDEFKRQVKTEALQAAKAKATYLCEGIGEKIGKVLLIKEVEGTNYAEPMMMKSRMMEASMADSNFEPSGLEFQKITIQMEILAQFAIQ, from the coding sequence ATGCAAACAAAACTAGTAAAACTGACAGCCATAATCGCACTAATGATTAGCACTAAAATGGCACATTCACAAACCCCAGCCAATATGAATGAAACAAGAAAAATTGAAGTCACAGGAACTGCAGAAATGAAAATAATACCTGATGAAATTTTTGTTGTCATAACCATTCAGGAATACACAGAGAATAAGAAAAAAACAGATATTAATGAGGTGCGCAAGAATTTTTTAGCTGCTTGCGCAAAGACAGGCATAGCTAAAGAAAATATATCCATCCAGGGGATGAATGGTTACAATAACAGTGGGTGGTACTGGCAACGTAAAAAGAAAGCCCCTGATTTTGTTGCTTCATCAAGTTATGTAATTAAGTTTAATTCAGGCGAACAAATTGAAAGATTGATGAGTCAGCTTGATGACAAAGGCACACAAAACATGTACATCAGTTCCACTTCACACAGCAAAATGGATGAGTTTAAAAGGCAGGTAAAAACAGAAGCGTTGCAGGCAGCCAAAGCCAAAGCCACCTATCTTTGTGAAGGAATTGGAGAAAAAATCGGTAAAGTGTTGTTGATAAAAGAAGTTGAAGGAACAAATTATGCAGAGCCAATGATGATGAAAAGCCGCATGATGGAAGCTTCAATGGCAGATTCCAATTTTGAGCCTTCAGGACTTGAGTTTCAGAAGATAACTATACAGATGGAAATATTGGCCCAGTTTGCCATACAATAA
- a CDS encoding acyl-CoA thioesterase: MKAKTAKESLTIQTEIVLPNDTNVLGNLMGGRLLHWMDVCSAVAAHRHCGRVVVTASVNNVSFNQPIRLGDIVTIQAKVSRSFTSSMEVFMEVWVERNATGDKIKCNEAIYTFVAVDQQGSPIAVPELIAETEEEKKRFDGALRRKQLALILAGKMKPADATELKALFF, from the coding sequence ATGAAAGCAAAAACTGCTAAAGAGAGTTTAACCATACAAACTGAGATAGTACTTCCCAACGACACCAACGTGCTTGGCAACCTGATGGGAGGTCGCCTGCTACATTGGATGGACGTTTGTTCTGCTGTTGCTGCACACCGTCATTGTGGGCGTGTAGTGGTTACAGCTTCCGTAAACAATGTATCGTTTAATCAACCTATACGTTTAGGTGATATTGTTACCATTCAGGCAAAAGTATCGCGCTCTTTTACATCAAGTATGGAAGTCTTTATGGAAGTTTGGGTTGAACGTAATGCCACCGGAGATAAAATAAAATGCAATGAAGCCATTTACACCTTTGTGGCTGTTGACCAACAAGGCAGCCCCATAGCTGTACCAGAATTAATAGCCGAAACAGAAGAAGAAAAGAAACGTTTTGATGGCGCATTAAGACGCAAGCAACTTGCCTTAATCCTTGCAGGAAAAATGAAACCTGCTGATGCAACGGAATTAAAAGCATTGTTTTTTTAA
- a CDS encoding DUF1801 domain-containing protein, translated as MEKSIQAYNNSQLPEDKKICDLLAATINSELKVAESKIWHAHPVWFINENPIVGYSKQKSGLRLMFWSGIDFEEEGLNVHGEKFKDASVFYTSFEQINLKDLKRWLKKSKAIQWDYKNLVKRKGQLVRINL; from the coding sequence ATGGAAAAATCTATTCAGGCTTACAACAACAGTCAATTACCGGAAGACAAAAAAATTTGTGATTTATTGGCTGCTACTATTAATAGCGAATTAAAAGTTGCAGAAAGTAAAATTTGGCATGCACATCCGGTTTGGTTTATTAATGAAAACCCAATTGTTGGATATAGCAAACAAAAATCGGGTTTGAGGCTTATGTTTTGGAGTGGGATTGACTTTGAGGAAGAGGGCTTAAACGTGCATGGCGAAAAGTTTAAAGATGCTTCAGTTTTTTATACTTCATTTGAACAAATAAATTTAAAAGATTTAAAACGCTGGCTCAAAAAATCGAAAGCCATTCAATGGGACTACAAAAATTTAGTGAAAAGAAAAGGTCAACTTGTCAGAATAAATCTTTGA
- a CDS encoding pirin family protein, whose amino-acid sequence MAKRSVEIVVSPREPHFVGDGFRVHNFIPSGYRLDMQRMNPFIMLDYNSKFHFDPSDTPKGVGVHPHRGFETVTIAYKGRVEHHDSSGGGGVIGEGDVQWMTAASGVLHKEFHEKEWSKTGGDFQMVQLWVNLPAKDKMSKPKYQALENSKINRYKSEDLKTEIEIIAGEYKGIKGSASTFTPLHLYNVKMAKDAKTELSLPKNFNTALLVIEGSITINETEKVDTNHFALLANDGESFTIEATENAVCLVLSGEPINEPIAAHGPFVMNTRQELIQAFEDFNQGRFGTLDE is encoded by the coding sequence ATGGCAAAAAGATCTGTAGAAATAGTTGTTAGTCCACGTGAACCACATTTTGTAGGTGACGGTTTCAGAGTACATAATTTTATACCCAGCGGTTATCGTCTTGACATGCAGCGGATGAACCCATTCATCATGTTGGATTATAATTCTAAATTTCACTTTGATCCCAGCGATACTCCAAAAGGTGTTGGCGTACATCCACACCGGGGATTTGAAACTGTTACCATAGCCTATAAAGGTAGGGTAGAACATCATGACAGCAGTGGCGGTGGTGGAGTAATAGGTGAAGGTGATGTTCAATGGATGACTGCTGCAAGTGGGGTGTTGCATAAAGAATTTCATGAGAAAGAATGGAGCAAAACAGGTGGTGATTTTCAGATGGTACAGTTGTGGGTAAACCTTCCTGCAAAAGACAAGATGAGTAAACCCAAGTATCAGGCTTTAGAAAATTCTAAGATCAATCGTTACAAATCAGAAGATTTGAAAACAGAGATTGAAATTATTGCAGGAGAATATAAAGGTATTAAAGGCAGTGCCTCTACTTTTACACCATTACATCTTTACAATGTTAAGATGGCCAAAGATGCTAAAACAGAATTAAGTCTGCCTAAAAATTTTAACACGGCATTATTGGTTATTGAAGGAAGCATTACAATAAATGAAACAGAAAAAGTAGATACAAATCATTTTGCACTTCTGGCTAATGACGGTGAAAGTTTTACAATTGAAGCTACTGAAAATGCCGTTTGTCTGGTGCTTAGCGGTGAACCCATTAACGAGCCTATAGCAGCACATGGTCCTTTTGTAATGAATACAAGACAGGAACTGATACAGGCTTTTGAAGATTTTAACCAGGGACGTTTTGGAACTTTGGACGAATAA
- a CDS encoding DUF4157 domain-containing protein: MDFRIKENAFVAWMAARFLGYKSMAIVFGKTIYLHGASVKTFQSDSKWMKHELKHIEQFKRYGFIQFIFLYLIESIRHGYLNNRFEIECREAENQD, from the coding sequence ATGGATTTCAGGATTAAAGAGAATGCATTTGTTGCATGGATGGCAGCCCGGTTTTTAGGCTACAAATCAATGGCAATTGTCTTCGGAAAAACAATTTATCTGCATGGGGCATCAGTTAAAACTTTTCAGAGTGATTCAAAATGGATGAAGCATGAACTCAAACACATTGAACAGTTCAAACGTTATGGATTTATTCAATTTATTTTTCTTTATCTAATTGAATCTATCCGCCATGGGTATTTAAACAACCGTTTTGAAATAGAATGCAGAGAAGCAGAGAATCAGGATTGA
- a CDS encoding PKD domain-containing protein: MKVSSIYLLVFLMTVGGNLSYGQQPSSCTNLDFELGNFVGWTGRTGSCCPISMFSNGIVTGQHTIMSGAGFDPHSNNQIPVVAPGGTYSARLGNDQAGSQAEQLSYSFQVTPQTELFIYRYAVVLEDPVHDPIEQPRFEIRVFDQAGNPVGCGTYNVVSGAGIPGFQTWFDPNIGSDIHFKTWTTVGIELSSYMGQTVTIEFSTGDCSLGGHFGYAYVDAYCSPMTVTSDYCPGSSTALLIAPPGFASYLWSNGATSQTITINNPVIGATYSVQMTSVTGCVVTLNQVIAVTQLYSNFNFNPGCESGTQFFDSSYVQSGSPVNQWLWDFGDGTTSTMQNPWHQFPSSGNYNVTLTATNAGGCTKSITKSISILPSPVSDFTFIPGCPNQAVTFNQNASFPSGTITSYEWLFGDGLLSSSASDPTHVYSGMGPYDVSLIVTGDNGCADTIVKPVSPMPDPVAGFTFSVQCMNNTVTFTDVSQLTGGTITAWQWDFGDGSPLDVTANPVHVYNGGGNYSVQLIVTGSNGCTDTITKGVAMASLPTAAFTNSGSCESQFTAFNDASSLAGGSISSWLWYFGDGTNSTLQNPFHQYNSTGSFNISLVVLGDNGCRDSMARSITVKPSPVASFTSMPVCPGQQAQFNSTAVAPAGTTINSWIWNFGDGSAQTAGQNVNHTYTGTGTYAVMSIVGASNGCIDSVVNNISTSITPVSKFTAPSGCALVPLSFSSTSTISSGTIIGWDWDFGDGTAHGNTATTTHSYAAPGSYNAYLTVTSNNGCTHTVLHEVSVSGKPIPSFTNSSSCVNDSINLNSISTSTNGSINYLKWDFGDGTFLTGTDSVFHVYTDTGFVQIGLIVGNTLGCSDTVYRPVFIKPLPVAGFRWDEMCQSANGSFYDTSALINGSISGWLWDFGSGTANIANPQFVFANYGVQPVTLTVTGNNNCKATVTQNITVRPKPLAQFATGSACVNTVEVFQNTSNIPSGNIVSWQWDFGDGHTSATQHGQNTFTLDGYYQVQLIATSDFACKDTAIDTVRVFPLPVANFFAPHVCLGNATLFNDLSLPVSDSLISWSWNFGDSTTSTIQSPSHIFSLDTMYTVSLTVQNEGFCSKTIAKNVIIRPLPDVGFIFSNPCVGSPVQFQDTSALAGYNINWWKWSFGDSTSASIASPLHTFLQSGNVFVKLIVRATNGCSDSVSVPVLVNHLPDVAFSVNDICEQSALVPNNQSTLSGGSIANTFWQWGDNSSDSIFSPTHVYQNEGSYNINLEVTGSNGCKNDTTIAVIIHDKPIATFAHSNACQLAPVAFFDQSSTVNDSLQIWQWQFGDGDQSALQNPVHDYGAYGVYYTELVVTNSFGCSDTVADSVTVAPKPQAAFSALNVCKDQPMIFNNSSNVVAGSIVSNQWHFGDGSGSSVTNPAYTFSGTGDFEITLVVTTANQCVDSIKHIYRVYQLPEAGFIADTVEGCQPLWVLFSDSSVTNEGVITKWNWDFGNGIADTLKFPAAVVYDQAGYFSPVLFVETDLGCRDTFLRQDYLHVFAKPEASFVAEPLSNTILHPLIEIKDRSWNAVSWFYDFGDTTNTTEQNPSHWYDKPEQYTIVQYIESADGCKDTALVSIEIKDDFTFYMPNSFTPNDDGFNETLNAYGIGIVQFHIQVFNRWGQLLFTSNDLSKGWDGTYLGNKVQQGVYIYKATVRDLFSKQHFYVGNINLIR, translated from the coding sequence ATGAAAGTATCCTCCATCTATTTACTTGTTTTCTTGATGACAGTTGGAGGTAATCTATCATACGGTCAACAGCCAAGCAGTTGTACCAATCTTGATTTTGAATTAGGGAATTTTGTAGGCTGGACAGGACGAACCGGCTCTTGCTGCCCTATCAGTATGTTTTCTAACGGGATAGTGACCGGACAACATACTATCATGTCAGGTGCGGGATTTGATCCCCATTCAAACAATCAGATTCCTGTTGTGGCACCCGGTGGTACTTATTCCGCACGATTAGGAAATGATCAGGCAGGCTCACAAGCAGAACAGCTTTCTTATTCCTTTCAGGTTACACCACAAACAGAGTTGTTTATTTACCGTTATGCAGTTGTTTTAGAAGACCCTGTACACGACCCCATAGAACAACCACGTTTTGAGATTCGCGTATTTGATCAGGCAGGTAACCCTGTTGGCTGCGGAACTTACAATGTGGTTTCCGGTGCCGGTATTCCCGGTTTTCAGACTTGGTTCGATCCTAACATTGGAAGCGATATTCATTTTAAAACATGGACAACAGTAGGTATTGAACTGTCGTCCTACATGGGTCAAACGGTAACCATTGAGTTTTCTACCGGTGATTGTTCCTTAGGTGGCCACTTTGGTTATGCTTATGTTGATGCATATTGCAGCCCGATGACTGTTACCAGCGATTACTGCCCCGGAAGTTCTACAGCATTGCTTATTGCTCCTCCTGGATTTGCCTCCTACCTTTGGAGTAATGGTGCAACATCGCAAACCATCACAATCAATAATCCTGTCATAGGTGCTACATATTCAGTTCAGATGACCTCAGTTACCGGATGTGTTGTTACACTAAATCAGGTTATTGCCGTTACACAGTTGTATTCAAATTTTAATTTCAATCCAGGCTGCGAGAGCGGAACCCAGTTTTTCGATTCCTCTTATGTTCAGTCTGGCTCGCCAGTTAACCAATGGCTGTGGGACTTTGGCGATGGTACTACTTCAACAATGCAGAACCCATGGCATCAGTTTCCATCTTCAGGAAATTATAATGTTACACTTACAGCAACCAATGCAGGAGGTTGTACCAAATCTATAACCAAGTCAATAAGTATTTTACCTTCCCCTGTTTCGGACTTTACTTTTATACCCGGATGCCCAAATCAGGCTGTAACTTTTAATCAGAATGCGAGTTTCCCTTCCGGAACAATAACAAGTTATGAATGGTTGTTTGGTGATGGACTTCTTTCATCATCAGCATCTGACCCAACACATGTTTACAGTGGTATGGGGCCCTATGATGTTTCACTTATTGTTACAGGAGATAATGGCTGTGCAGATACTATTGTTAAACCTGTATCGCCTATGCCTGATCCTGTAGCAGGATTTACATTTAGTGTTCAGTGCATGAACAATACCGTTACTTTTACTGATGTTTCTCAACTGACGGGCGGCACCATTACTGCATGGCAATGGGATTTTGGTGATGGCTCACCCTTAGATGTTACTGCTAATCCGGTTCATGTTTATAACGGTGGTGGCAACTACTCAGTTCAGCTGATTGTTACAGGCAGTAATGGCTGCACAGACACCATTACTAAAGGTGTTGCTATGGCAAGTTTACCAACAGCAGCTTTTACAAACAGTGGGTCATGCGAATCACAATTTACAGCGTTTAATGATGCATCAAGTCTTGCAGGTGGCAGTATTTCATCATGGTTGTGGTATTTTGGTGATGGAACAAATTCAACATTACAAAACCCGTTTCACCAGTATAACAGCACAGGAAGTTTTAATATTTCATTGGTTGTTTTAGGCGATAACGGATGCCGTGACTCTATGGCACGAAGTATTACAGTTAAACCTTCTCCTGTTGCATCATTTACCTCAATGCCTGTTTGTCCCGGACAGCAGGCTCAGTTCAACAGTACTGCTGTTGCACCGGCAGGTACAACAATAAATTCGTGGATTTGGAATTTTGGTGATGGCAGTGCGCAGACAGCGGGCCAGAACGTTAACCACACATACACCGGTACAGGCACTTACGCAGTGATGAGTATTGTTGGTGCTTCAAATGGTTGCATTGATAGTGTTGTAAATAATATTTCAACTTCTATAACACCGGTATCTAAATTTACTGCACCATCAGGATGCGCTTTAGTGCCGTTATCATTTTCCAGCACATCAACTATTTCTTCGGGCACCATTATAGGATGGGATTGGGATTTTGGTGATGGAACCGCACATGGCAATACAGCAACTACAACGCATAGCTATGCTGCACCGGGAAGCTACAATGCTTATTTAACTGTTACAAGCAACAATGGTTGTACACATACGGTATTACATGAAGTAAGTGTAAGTGGTAAACCAATACCATCGTTTACAAACTCATCAAGTTGTGTTAATGACAGTATTAATCTGAACAGTATTTCAACATCTACAAATGGAAGTATCAATTACCTGAAATGGGATTTTGGTGATGGTACTTTTCTGACCGGTACAGATAGCGTCTTTCATGTTTATACTGATACAGGTTTTGTGCAAATTGGATTGATTGTAGGTAATACACTCGGTTGCAGCGATACTGTTTACAGACCAGTTTTTATTAAACCACTGCCTGTTGCAGGATTCCGTTGGGACGAAATGTGTCAGTCAGCAAACGGAAGTTTTTATGATACTTCAGCATTGATAAATGGAAGTATTTCCGGATGGTTATGGGATTTTGGAAGTGGCACTGCAAATATTGCCAACCCACAGTTTGTATTTGCAAATTACGGAGTTCAACCGGTTACACTCACTGTAACAGGCAATAACAATTGTAAGGCAACTGTCACTCAAAATATTACTGTACGACCAAAACCATTGGCACAGTTTGCTACAGGAAGTGCCTGTGTTAATACAGTTGAAGTATTTCAAAATACATCAAATATACCATCAGGAAATATTGTAAGCTGGCAATGGGATTTTGGTGATGGACATACTTCTGCAACACAACATGGACAAAACACTTTTACGCTTGACGGATATTATCAGGTGCAGTTAATTGCAACATCAGACTTTGCATGTAAAGACACAGCTATAGACACGGTTCGTGTGTTTCCTTTACCTGTAGCCAATTTTTTTGCACCACATGTCTGTTTGGGAAATGCAACACTTTTTAACGACTTATCACTTCCTGTTTCCGATAGTTTAATTTCATGGTCATGGAACTTTGGTGATAGTACCACTTCGACAATACAATCTCCGTCACATATTTTTTCACTGGATACAATGTACACTGTTTCACTGACAGTACAGAATGAAGGTTTTTGCAGCAAGACAATTGCAAAGAACGTTATCATCAGGCCGCTGCCTGATGTAGGTTTTATTTTTTCCAATCCCTGTGTCGGCAGTCCTGTACAGTTTCAGGACACATCGGCTTTAGCAGGTTATAACATCAATTGGTGGAAATGGAGTTTTGGTGATAGTACCAGTGCGTCAATAGCATCACCGTTACATACATTTTTACAGTCGGGAAACGTTTTTGTTAAGCTGATTGTTCGTGCAACAAATGGTTGTTCAGATTCTGTTTCAGTTCCTGTATTAGTAAACCATTTGCCTGACGTAGCTTTTTCTGTTAATGACATTTGTGAACAATCTGCTCTGGTACCCAATAATCAATCAACATTGTCAGGAGGGAGTATTGCAAATACCTTTTGGCAATGGGGAGACAATTCAAGTGATTCGATTTTTTCACCTACTCATGTTTATCAGAACGAGGGCAGTTATAATATAAACCTTGAAGTTACAGGAAGTAATGGGTGTAAGAATGACACTACCATTGCCGTGATTATACATGATAAGCCTATCGCAACTTTTGCACACAGCAATGCATGTCAGTTAGCACCGGTTGCATTCTTTGATCAGTCTTCAACGGTAAATGATTCCTTGCAAATTTGGCAGTGGCAATTTGGTGATGGCGATCAATCCGCACTTCAAAATCCCGTTCACGATTATGGTGCTTATGGCGTTTATTATACAGAACTTGTTGTAACCAATAGTTTTGGTTGCAGTGATACAGTTGCAGATTCTGTTACCGTTGCACCAAAACCACAGGCAGCATTTTCAGCATTGAATGTTTGTAAAGATCAGCCTATGATTTTTAATAATTCAAGTAATGTTGTTGCAGGAAGTATTGTTTCCAATCAATGGCATTTTGGCGATGGCTCAGGTTCTTCTGTAACTAATCCTGCCTATACCTTTTCAGGTACAGGCGACTTTGAAATTACTTTAGTTGTTACAACAGCCAATCAATGTGTTGATAGCATAAAACATATTTATAGAGTTTATCAGTTACCCGAAGCAGGATTTATTGCAGATACTGTTGAAGGATGTCAGCCACTTTGGGTTTTATTTTCTGATAGCTCAGTTACCAATGAAGGGGTTATAACAAAATGGAATTGGGATTTTGGAAATGGTATAGCAGATACATTAAAATTCCCTGCAGCAGTTGTTTATGATCAGGCAGGATATTTTAGTCCTGTGTTATTTGTTGAAACAGATTTAGGATGCCGCGATACTTTTTTGCGGCAGGACTACTTACACGTTTTTGCAAAACCTGAAGCTTCTTTTGTAGCAGAACCATTAAGTAATACAATTTTGCATCCATTGATTGAAATTAAAGACCGGTCATGGAATGCAGTATCATGGTTCTATGATTTTGGAGATACAACGAATACAACAGAACAAAATCCTTCTCATTGGTATGATAAGCCAGAGCAATATACCATTGTACAATATATAGAAAGTGCAGACGGTTGTAAGGATACAGCATTAGTCAGTATAGAAATAAAAGATGACTTTACTTTTTACATGCCAAATTCATTTACACCAAACGATGATGGCTTCAACGAAACCTTGAATGCTTACGGCATTGGCATTGTTCAATTTCACATACAGGTTTTTAATCGCTGGGGTCAGTTATTATTTACTTCAAATGATTTAAGCAAAGGGTGGGATGGAACCTATTTAGGAAACAAAGTGCAACAAGGTGTTTACATATATAAAGCAACAGTTCGCGATTTATTCAGTAAGCAACATTTTTATGTTGGAAATATAAACCTAATCAGATAG